DNA from Musa acuminata AAA Group cultivar baxijiao chromosome BXJ1-5, Cavendish_Baxijiao_AAA, whole genome shotgun sequence:
ATCTATTCAGTTAATCCTAAGTAGTTTAGGAATACAAATAGTTGTCTTGATCATGGTTGTCTATTGACAATAAGTGGCTTGCTGTATCAGTTGACACAAGTGACTGCAATTACCTCCTCTTTACAGGCAACTCCAAGATTGAGGAAGGATCAATTCCGTGAATGTGTGGATCCAAAGTTGAAAGGAAAATACTCAATAAGAGGGGCTGCAAAGGTCTTTCTCCTGTCTATGGACACATATTATTTTTCTCACTCGTTGCTTTGACTTAACAGCTTGAGGTTGTGAATTTTGATTCACTGGGCATAGAGCACTTCTACACTGAATACCACTGCTTTTGGGGAATAATGACTAAACCTAGACTCGATTTGTTCCCGCAGCTGGCAGCATTGGCAGCTCTATGCGTGCAGCACGATGTGGAGTTCAGACCCTATATGAGCAATGTGGTGAAAATACTCTCTTCTATTCTCGAAGACTGTCCCCCTCCCCCACCTGATGCTCCTCCTCCCCCACCTCCAAATGCTTGAAACATGGAATGATTGCCATTCACAGTGTCAGCTTGTCTCAATTGGTACGTTTATATGCTGGAAGTATACATGTTCTGTGTAATTTTCTTAGTCAGGGAGCATTATGATGATGATCTAATTCTTTTGCAGGCCTTCAGAGTGTGTGATTTGTGCTGAGTGTTTTAGTTGCTGGTCTTTCTCCAGATGGTTGTGTAGCAGTAAGGGATAGTAAAATGTAATAAAAGTTGTAAtattcattacatttcagttttctTTGTGTGTGGAAAATACTCATCAACATAATGATTTCTTCGCTCGAGATCATTTCGACTGGATCGACCTAtttgattaaattattattattatttatatgttGTTATTGATTGGTGTGCTTCTGATTAAGTTGCATGGTTGTCCCCTTCATTTGGGACCATTCATAAAGTAAAGACATGATTGAAAACATGTTGATGGTTAAACTAGCTGAGACCAACTGCCTCACATCATGCATAGGGTTGAACTTGTCCAGATGCTATTAATCAGTATTACAGGTACATATTCTCCATTGTCTTCTTGAATTGCTTTCTTATCTTCCAAAACAGTAAGAATCAACTTTGCTGGTTGCAGATGGGAGAAATCATTACATATTGGAGAACAAACACAGTCACAGACAACAGAATGCCTCTTCTGTCCATGGATGCAACCTAAATATGCTTGGTTTTGAATGCTGGTTGCCTACAAGAAACAGGTACAATTGCTTTCATCTTGGCTCAAGACTTGTGTGCATCTCTTAGTTCTTCAACCATGAAATTAGAGAaaatgctctttcattgctgatgcAGCAAATTCATTCACCAACATCATTCCTTAGCTTTGTGCATCACAAATTATTCCTTAGCTTTAGGTAATCCAGGCATAATCTGTATTCCCCAAGTACAAAAGGATGGGTACAGGAAAAAGATTCAGCTGCTACTGCAGCACTCCCTTCAATAGTCTTCTTGCAATGGTTGCTTCAATCATTATTACTTCTGCAAAGTAGCTTATCAAGAGCTGATGCTAAACAAGGTTGCTTGCCTGCATTTAGCATCACCTCCTGGGAATACTTTACAAAAGAAATAATGTCTGAAGCAACCACTTCAAGACCATCCAAGTGCTAGTTGAATTTACCCTCAGTTACTCTGAGAAAACATATTTCAAGTATTTCTACACTCTTCAAaaggataaagaaaaagaaaagcaagcaaACCTAATTGTGACAGATGAAAATTTCTAGGTTACATCCTATGAAGATGTGAGTTGCAGTCCAGAATACCCCATTGGTTTTCCTTCCATCTCTCAATCACTGCTTAATGGGGAGCTGACAAGCTTCAGGTACTTACTACACTTGATTATAACAGAAATAAACTGGTCAATGTATGATTGCTGAGACAGGTGAAAGGAAGAGCTGAGGTATTCTGACTTATTTATCTTCATTGTAACTGAACTGATTGCCTGAACAATTTGAGATACCCACATTTCATACTGTTCATATCAATAACCATCTTATTCATTTTATATCATACAGAAAGAGTAGATGTCATTCTTCTCTACAGTGTCTGTAGGTCAGACTTGTTATAGTGGACCTCTCTTGTCATTCTCCTCTTTCTCCTTGTTCTTTTGCTGATGTGCCCTTTCATTTCCACCTTCAATGTGGACCATGGCAAGAAAAAAAGTGCTCCCAGTGGCACCAAGTACAGTCACTGCAATAGAATTCCATGGATATTGCTTCTTCCAGCATCAGGTTGAACTCACAGACTTGACCCTTTTTAAGCTGCATAATCTGACAGTACAAGCCACTGCTTGTGCCCAATACTTGAGCCTTGCTTTGACTTCATCTGGATCATCTCCTGGTAGATAAACCGAAAAATTGATTCAGATCATGATAATAAACCCACAAGAATCTCAACTTCTTTGGCACATAAGAAGAATTGGGGGTTTTTACCCAATTCTCAAGTTAATCTTTCGATCCAGAAAAATGAGATGGGGAATGAAGACGAAACGAACATTGAAAAGAAATTGATGGTTCTCTGTCATTCGTCCCTGTCGACGAACAAGATTTAGAGGAGAAAGATCAAAGCTTTTGCCTTAATCACGGACGAACAAGGGAGGAATGCTTCTCACCAGGGCTGGAGAACCTCCAATTGGCGACGGGAGATGAAGAAGGCGACGGGTACCGATCCGGATGATCGTCCAGGTGGAAGCTCTGGCACAGGGAATAGCAGAGCTCCAGCGCCGGGAGCGTGTTGCAGAGCCCCGGGATCTCCTCGTAGCTGAATCCGAACCCCAGGTCGAGGCACCCCTTGAGCTCCTCCAGGTCCTCGTCGGTGAGGCTCCTCGTCCTCGCGAACCAGCCCGGCCGCGGGACGTAACCCTCCAGCGTCACTCCCCCTCCGCCGCCCCCCTTCAGCCGCCACGGCTCCTCCCCTTTGCGCGGCATCCGCGCggatcccttctcctcctccacggCTTCAGCCATGGGATcgccctcctcctcccttcctctccGCCGTCTCTAAACCCCGCGACGGCTCTCCGCATATAAATGGCTTCAGCCATGTAATGTATGGTATGTGCGCCATGGCATGGCGGGTGATGATATCATCACGGCTTAAATATTCCACATCCAACACATTACGACAACACCCATATACGTATTCCTACAGCCACAGCGGGTCCCATCCTGGGACCCACATCTGTCGCTCTCCGCAGCCGATGCGGGTACGAAAACGTGTACATCGGAATGAAGGGAGTAACTCGAGACCGATCGTGACATGGTATCATAATGTCGTTCTTATAGAATATGACCAATTTAATCCATTCAACTACAGGAAAAGATGTacctctcttttcttcttctcttctctctctctctctcttcacattTTTATGTTTGGTGAATTCTAAGCATTAAGCTCCAATGAATTTAATATTGGATAGTTGATAGATCCTAAGTTTGAATTCATCTAAGAACATCTCGTACAtaatttaatgtaataaaaaaatattatttttaatataatataacatCTTTAGAAGCAATATGGTGAGTTGAAAGGAAGGCTGAAACATTTTGAGGAGAACACAATCTTTGATTGTGGGAAACAGTTTCCCCCTTGTTCTTGTTAAAGCAGATTGGCCAACCAACTTTCCACTAGGATTTAGAGAGAAGTAAGTTGCCATCATGAGTTTACCATGAGACTTGGAGGTATTTGGGGGACATTATTCATTCCTATTATTAGAAAATGCTAAAAATATCCTCTTTCTACTCTACTCACCTAtttgaaaaaatagaaaaaaaatatttttgtaattTTATTGTTTCAGGCAAAATTATTCCTCATCAAAAGTGTCATATTCTTTTTTTACAAAGGATAAATGATGAAGATAGAATTCGAGCCAAGAGGATCTATAAGACGGAACCAAGAACCAAGATACAAAATAACAAGGATTACGAACTCCATCAGAATCGTTCTGCCAAgtatttgaatttaatgatgCCTATTTGAGCATTATGTATTGAGAAGTGAACCCTAATGGAGATGGTAGAAACAAGCATGATGAAGCTTTTGTTCCCCTGAATTAATGATACAAAGGCCAAATGATTATTATAGTCAATGGCCCGCGATCATAAGCAATAAATGCATGAAATCTTTTTGACTCGATTGTTAGGCAACAAGCAATCATTACTCTCCAAATTAATCATGCTGCCGAAAGATGTTATTTTTCTTGGTAGTGAAGGAACTTTGTGCCTCACTTCTTTGACTTTCTCCTCGGCACGCTGAGATTAATATAAAGCAGGTTCTCATCCCTGCAAAGGAATGGCATTCATAAGATTGATGAGCTTGTGGTGTGGTGGCCAACAAAAGTAATGGTGCATCAATTTTGAAATGGTGTGGTTGATTACACCACACTGCCAATAATTATTCTTTAAGGAAATATTCACCAACATGATTGCAAGTAGATCATACATCTAAGAAGGCATAATGGAAATGCATTTTAACAAtttcaagatttttatttttttattataagagGGAATTTTGATATTAACTTGATATGCTtcaaaccatatatatatatatatatatatatgaattcaaTATGCCTCAGACCATGCcagtcaaaatattataaatcatgtGGTTTGAGTCTATCAAATCGATGGACCAAATCTTCATCAGAATTTACAATAGGTATCAGAGTGATTCTATCACTAGTC
Protein-coding regions in this window:
- the LOC135674590 gene encoding uncharacterized protein LOC135674590 yields the protein MAEAVEEEKGSARMPRKGEEPWRLKGGGGGGVTLEGYVPRPGWFARTRSLTDEDLEELKGCLDLGFGFSYEEIPGLCNTLPALELCYSLCQSFHLDDHPDRYPSPSSSPVANWRFSSPGDDPDEVKARLKYWAQAVACTVRLCSLKRVKSVSST